One window of Paenibacillus sp. FSL K6-3182 genomic DNA carries:
- a CDS encoding glycoside hydrolase family 88 protein, with translation MPQLQFDENHIKDVIDRVVDRTFRMDFSWDWPGGVAFYGVAEAYEATGNERYIQLLQEWIDEKLEDGLPKLSVNGVSIGHALISLYKATDEQKYLDVAIQMAEYLKNDAVRFADGIFQHTVNSETYNFPEQAWVDTMMMAGYFLVRMGHLLGRNDYLEDGLKQYHGHEHFLQDPVSNLYYHGWDNIAKNHMSSIFWARGNSWAALTMAKALPHIAVQHPSFMIIEGSMRDQLSTLVRMQSENGLWHTVLNDDSSYHETSGSAGIATGLFAFGSLYNKYIQRSIEGVLSQITEDGAVLNVSAGTAVMNDLQGYREVAHKRVQGWGQGLVLAFLAELLNSKKRVF, from the coding sequence ATGCCACAGCTTCAATTTGACGAAAATCATATTAAGGACGTTATAGATCGTGTTGTAGATCGCACATTCAGAATGGATTTTAGCTGGGATTGGCCGGGCGGTGTTGCTTTCTATGGGGTTGCGGAAGCGTACGAGGCAACTGGTAATGAACGTTATATTCAGCTTTTGCAGGAATGGATTGATGAGAAGCTGGAAGACGGCTTGCCGAAGCTATCTGTCAATGGAGTATCCATAGGTCATGCTTTAATTTCATTGTACAAAGCAACTGACGAGCAAAAATATTTAGATGTCGCCATTCAAATGGCCGAATACTTAAAAAATGATGCGGTACGATTCGCAGATGGCATTTTCCAGCACACGGTCAATTCAGAAACGTATAATTTTCCTGAGCAAGCGTGGGTGGATACGATGATGATGGCGGGTTATTTCCTCGTGCGTATGGGACATTTGCTCGGGCGAAACGATTATTTGGAAGATGGCCTGAAGCAGTATCACGGTCATGAGCATTTTTTACAAGATCCCGTTTCGAACCTTTACTATCATGGCTGGGACAATATTGCAAAAAATCATATGTCCTCGATTTTCTGGGCACGTGGAAACTCTTGGGCTGCTCTTACAATGGCAAAGGCATTGCCGCATATAGCCGTTCAGCATCCTTCATTTATGATAATTGAAGGCTCAATGCGAGATCAGCTTAGTACATTAGTGCGTATGCAATCCGAAAATGGGCTATGGCACACGGTTTTAAACGATGATAGCTCCTATCATGAAACGTCGGGTTCAGCAGGAATTGCGACTGGATTATTCGCATTTGGTTCCTTATACAACAAATACATTCAGCGTTCGATCGAAGGTGTTTTGAGCCAAATTACAGAGGACGGCGCAGTGCTGAATGTATCAGCCGGAACAGCAGTTATGAATGATTTGCAGGGCTATCGTGAAGTGGCTCATAAACGTGTACAAGGCTGGGGGCAAGGACTTGTGCTTGCGTTTTTGGCGGAGCTGTTGAATTCCAAGAAACGTGTTTTTTAA
- a CDS encoding carbohydrate ABC transporter permease gives MTFKKLKWPIYHIFVAALALVMVYPVLWLLMSSFKQSNLIFATADSLIPQPWIWENYKIGWVGIAGQSFGNFIMNSLEIVVISTIGAVLSSAFIAFGFARLNFVGKTFWFGIMMVTLMLPHDVVLVPQYILFAKLHWLNSIKPIVIPQYFGIPFFIFLLIQFIRTIPNELDEAATIDGCGKFRLFFRIILPLVVPALATASIFSFYWRWEDLLGPVLYLNRPSLYPVSMGLKMFLDSDTVSNWGAMFAMSIVSLIPVLAIFFAFQKYIVEGISTSGLK, from the coding sequence ATGACATTCAAAAAGCTGAAGTGGCCGATCTACCACATATTTGTCGCAGCGCTCGCGTTAGTCATGGTTTACCCGGTGTTATGGCTGTTAATGAGTTCATTTAAGCAAAGCAATCTCATCTTCGCAACGGCTGATTCACTTATACCACAGCCTTGGATTTGGGAAAATTATAAAATAGGCTGGGTCGGCATAGCAGGTCAGTCATTCGGCAATTTTATTATGAATTCTCTAGAAATCGTTGTTATTTCTACCATCGGAGCTGTATTATCATCTGCATTTATCGCTTTTGGATTTGCAAGACTTAATTTTGTGGGGAAAACGTTTTGGTTTGGAATCATGATGGTTACGCTCATGCTTCCCCATGATGTTGTACTCGTTCCGCAATATATTTTGTTTGCGAAGCTCCATTGGTTAAACTCAATTAAACCTATTGTTATCCCGCAATATTTCGGCATTCCGTTTTTTATCTTTTTACTCATTCAGTTCATCCGGACCATTCCGAATGAGCTCGACGAAGCAGCAACGATCGATGGCTGCGGGAAGTTCCGCTTGTTTTTCCGAATTATTTTGCCGCTTGTCGTTCCAGCTCTGGCTACCGCTTCAATTTTCTCGTTTTACTGGCGCTGGGAAGACTTGCTCGGACCGGTTTTATACTTAAATCGTCCAAGTTTGTATCCAGTGTCGATGGGTCTGAAAATGTTTCTCGACAGCGATACCGTCTCCAACTGGGGCGCTATGTTCGCGATGTCAATCGTCAGCCTTATACCGGTGCTCGCCATTTTCTTCGCATTCCAGAAGTATATTGTTGAAGGTATCAGCACCAGCGGTTTGAAATAG
- a CDS encoding sugar ABC transporter permease, with protein sequence MKSLSLKNNLVGYTFIGPFVIGFLLFTLVPAVASLYFSVTDYDLLSTPSFIGLENYQTMFFDDSKFWASLKVTFLYVFIGVPLRLAFALFIAMILNTASKAIGLYRTVYYLPSIIGGSVAVSIMWRNLYGDEGVINIFLNALGLDSVRWFAEPAAALWMLITLSVWQFGSSMLIFLAGLKNIPPELYEASNVDGAGPVVRFFKITLPMLSPIILFNTIMQTIGAFMTFVPAYIISKGEGGPLDGTLLYSLYLFRQAFVYFDMGFASAMAWVMLIIIAILTGILFYTSKKWVHYESKGGH encoded by the coding sequence ATGAAATCGCTATCACTTAAAAACAACTTGGTTGGCTACACCTTTATTGGTCCATTTGTTATCGGATTTTTATTGTTCACCTTAGTACCCGCTGTCGCATCGTTATATTTCTCGGTTACCGATTATGATCTCTTATCGACACCATCCTTTATCGGATTAGAGAATTACCAGACGATGTTTTTTGATGACTCGAAGTTTTGGGCATCTCTAAAGGTAACTTTTTTATACGTATTTATCGGTGTACCGCTTAGATTGGCCTTTGCATTATTTATTGCGATGATCTTGAATACAGCCTCGAAAGCAATCGGGTTATATCGGACCGTTTATTATCTTCCTTCGATTATTGGCGGAAGCGTTGCCGTATCGATTATGTGGCGCAACCTTTACGGCGACGAAGGGGTTATAAACATTTTTCTGAATGCACTCGGTTTAGATAGCGTGAGATGGTTTGCTGAACCTGCAGCTGCGCTGTGGATGCTCATTACATTGTCCGTTTGGCAATTTGGATCGTCGATGCTTATTTTTCTAGCAGGTCTCAAAAATATACCGCCAGAATTGTACGAAGCTTCCAATGTGGATGGAGCGGGTCCAGTCGTTCGCTTCTTCAAAATTACTTTGCCAATGCTCAGCCCGATCATTTTGTTTAATACGATCATGCAAACCATCGGAGCATTTATGACCTTCGTTCCAGCTTACATTATTTCAAAAGGCGAGGGCGGCCCGTTAGACGGCACACTTCTTTATTCCCTTTACTTGTTCCGTCAAGCATTCGTTTATTTCGATATGGGATTTGCTTCAGCAATGGCGTGGGTAATGCTCATTATTATCGCTATCCTAACAGGGATTTTGTTCTACACCTCTAAAAAATGGGTTCATTACGAGTCGAAAGGTGGCCATTAA
- a CDS encoding extracellular solute-binding protein produces the protein MKAPKKMLLMLMAFALVLVSACGGNANNEKPTNATNAPKSTNEVKEEPAEAKPVTLRIAWWGGQPRHDYTMKVIEMYKAKNPHVTIEMEYANYDDYWKKLAPQAAANELPDIIQIDTQNYSQYAGRKQLADLTPFIGNQIDVSDISQNAIDGGKLGDGLYGMNLGVNALGFNYDPALLKKAGIDSIPENYTWDDYVAMAAKAKAAGIFFDNGMRPEVFFGYYLRTLDKTLFNAEGNGLGYEDDQLFTDFFGMLAKLVIDGAVPSPDVLAQIKGAEDSHLVLNQGIGVWQWSNQYVGLQQVANRPLAIAPMAGPNMTKGLFLKPSMFFSVSENSKVKEEAAKFINFFVNDIEANKLILGDRGVPVSSKVKEALKAVSTEAQIQVYDYVAWAEANSSPMDPADPIGSAEVFKSLTSLAEQMNYNKIKPEDAAKKFRDEATAILKKNK, from the coding sequence ATGAAAGCACCAAAGAAAATGCTTTTGATGCTCATGGCTTTTGCACTAGTTCTCGTAAGCGCTTGCGGCGGAAACGCAAACAATGAAAAACCAACAAATGCGACCAACGCACCAAAATCAACAAACGAAGTGAAAGAAGAGCCAGCAGAAGCAAAGCCGGTCACTCTTCGTATCGCATGGTGGGGCGGACAGCCGCGTCATGATTACACAATGAAAGTCATTGAGATGTACAAAGCGAAAAACCCGCATGTAACGATAGAAATGGAATATGCAAACTATGATGACTACTGGAAAAAGCTTGCTCCTCAAGCAGCTGCAAACGAGCTTCCTGATATCATCCAAATCGATACGCAAAACTATTCGCAATACGCTGGCAGAAAACAATTGGCTGATTTGACTCCATTTATCGGCAATCAAATTGACGTAAGTGACATTAGCCAAAACGCGATTGATGGCGGTAAATTAGGCGATGGACTATACGGTATGAACCTTGGTGTAAATGCTCTTGGGTTTAACTACGATCCAGCACTACTGAAAAAAGCAGGCATTGATTCCATTCCTGAAAACTACACTTGGGATGATTACGTAGCAATGGCTGCAAAAGCAAAAGCAGCAGGAATTTTCTTCGACAACGGTATGCGTCCAGAAGTGTTCTTCGGCTACTACCTACGTACACTTGATAAAACGTTGTTTAACGCAGAAGGCAACGGCCTAGGCTACGAGGATGATCAACTATTCACCGATTTCTTCGGAATGCTAGCTAAACTTGTTATCGATGGCGCAGTACCGTCACCAGACGTTCTAGCTCAAATCAAAGGCGCAGAAGACAGCCACCTTGTATTGAACCAAGGCATTGGCGTATGGCAATGGTCGAACCAATATGTTGGATTGCAGCAAGTGGCTAACCGTCCGCTAGCAATTGCTCCAATGGCTGGTCCAAACATGACTAAAGGGTTATTCCTTAAGCCAAGTATGTTCTTCTCCGTATCGGAAAATTCAAAAGTGAAAGAAGAAGCAGCTAAGTTTATCAACTTCTTCGTAAATGATATCGAAGCTAACAAATTGATTTTAGGCGATCGCGGCGTACCTGTTTCCTCTAAAGTGAAAGAAGCGTTAAAAGCAGTTTCTACTGAAGCACAAATCCAAGTATACGACTATGTTGCTTGGGCAGAAGCGAACAGCTCACCAATGGATCCAGCTGATCCAATCGGTTCTGCAGAAGTGTTCAAATCGCTCACAAGCCTTGCAGAGCAAATGAACTACAACAAAATTAAACCAGAAGACGCAGCTAAGAAGTTTAGAGACGAAGCAACCGCTATTCTTAAGAAAAACAAGTAA
- a CDS encoding response regulator transcription factor — MYKVLLVDDERIIVEGISRTVNWNAYEAELAGTARNGLEALAFIESHMPDIVISDIKMPGMNGLQLVEKVYENYPHIVFILLSGFSEFDYARTAMQFGVKHYLLKPCNENTITDALTEVITELRKQQTQESFMLDIQKELSKVLPHAKEQFLKELVTNKTYGQRDWDDYGILFHITVDNEKVQLILFQIEGVFEFEHLFAVKNIAQDVLGKPTVLLSTTIGKHVLLLIKEINDTDILFAQLNEIKQTFSSYYKLDATVAVSNAGQIIDARKMYRDTLECLNYQFYLGEGSIITQKDVERGDDQALKPFMYDEEPLCMHVKSGDWSFVQHELQNYFDMLADSRMDMHLSKSYVIPLYISIVRQGKPEEINEYLTKIAGFDQFTTLKTTQQFVTECAQQICLNNFHTHTNKHSAIIQKMIQVIEAHISNPDLSLNWVASEILYMNADYVGKLFKKEMGEKFSNYVVRLRMERAMEEIEKTGDVKVFELAEKFGFGDNPQYFSQVFKKHTGSTPSEFKRSP, encoded by the coding sequence ATGTATAAGGTTTTGTTGGTGGATGATGAACGAATCATCGTAGAAGGCATATCGCGTACAGTAAACTGGAATGCATATGAGGCAGAACTGGCAGGAACGGCGCGCAATGGACTTGAAGCTTTGGCCTTTATCGAGAGCCATATGCCGGATATCGTCATCTCAGATATCAAAATGCCAGGCATGAACGGGCTGCAGCTGGTGGAAAAAGTGTACGAAAACTACCCGCATATCGTTTTTATTCTTCTTTCCGGCTTTAGTGAGTTTGATTATGCTCGCACGGCGATGCAATTTGGAGTGAAACACTATTTGCTTAAGCCATGCAATGAAAATACGATTACGGATGCACTAACCGAGGTGATAACAGAGCTGAGGAAACAGCAAACGCAAGAGAGCTTTATGCTTGATATCCAGAAAGAGCTTTCAAAGGTGCTTCCTCACGCGAAGGAGCAATTTCTTAAGGAGCTTGTAACTAATAAGACATATGGCCAGCGTGATTGGGATGATTATGGCATCCTGTTTCATATTACAGTAGACAATGAAAAGGTTCAGTTGATTTTATTTCAAATTGAGGGTGTTTTTGAGTTTGAGCATCTGTTTGCTGTCAAAAACATCGCTCAGGATGTTCTCGGTAAACCGACGGTACTCCTCAGTACGACGATAGGAAAACATGTGTTGTTGCTCATTAAAGAGATTAACGACACAGACATTTTATTTGCACAATTGAATGAAATTAAGCAAACGTTTTCTTCCTATTACAAATTGGATGCTACGGTGGCCGTCAGCAATGCGGGTCAAATTATCGATGCTCGTAAAATGTATCGTGATACGCTGGAATGCTTAAATTATCAATTTTATTTAGGCGAAGGAAGCATCATAACGCAGAAGGATGTCGAAAGAGGAGATGATCAGGCGCTTAAGCCTTTCATGTATGATGAAGAGCCTCTTTGCATGCATGTCAAATCAGGAGACTGGTCGTTTGTTCAGCATGAGCTGCAAAACTATTTTGATATGCTTGCCGACAGCCGCATGGACATGCATCTCTCGAAATCTTATGTCATACCACTTTACATATCTATCGTTAGACAAGGCAAACCTGAAGAAATCAATGAATATTTAACTAAGATTGCCGGATTTGATCAATTTACAACACTAAAAACGACGCAGCAATTCGTCACCGAATGTGCGCAGCAAATATGCTTGAACAACTTTCATACCCACACCAATAAGCATTCCGCCATTATTCAGAAGATGATTCAAGTAATTGAAGCACATATTTCCAATCCTGATCTATCGCTCAACTGGGTAGCAAGTGAGATCTTATACATGAACGCAGATTATGTAGGCAAGCTGTTTAAGAAGGAAATGGGAGAGAAATTTTCAAATTACGTTGTTCGGTTAAGGATGGAGCGAGCGATGGAAGAGATCGAGAAAACAGGTGATGTGAAGGTTTTTGAACTCGCTGAGAAATTTGGTTTTGGCGATAATCCGCAATATTTTAGTCAAGTTTTTAAAAAACATACAGGGTCCACGCCTTCCGAATTCAAAAGGTCGCCATAA
- a CDS encoding histidine kinase, with protein sequence MQSLKALYMNLRIKHKMFVLISVIMLVVAMLAIIIQQYAFDFYDQEIYKQSSKALSLSSLSIENELKKMEKLTFMLSTDSTIQHYLRSIKSGLSDYDNYVVQLTVKERMVNIGGLDKYVLSAQLYDVNDNEYAVGANSITIYQDRLDAFKNATAVKKGGNTWIAPYSNDKSLIAAREVRSFEQLSLDYLGTLALRIDMNKLFRDLAKGMNSNDAKLVIMKNNEAVYPEASAFSMESLSALPGNEGYKVIRYEGKQYFVTYIASTYTDWTYYTLIPFDDIFDRVVKVKNTIIIIFAILFIVILLIAVGFANGITEPIERLNAKMKRVQLGNFEYIEEPNERALAMDEAGQMHRNFRIMIERINELIHENYVKQLTIRDTEFKALQAQINPHFLYNTLESINWSAKLSNQTHISQMVEALGSLLRTSINLKEPLIPLSKELDIINHYVTIQKYRFEERLDFHIDVPDRLLNCSIPKLSLQPLVENAINYGLEQMIDTCKIQIHAYVENELWFISVEDNGPGMEEEFVTKLLSGQVQTKGSGLGLKNIEDRIKLLYGETYGLMVESKPNGGTKVKLMLPYEMRDFHV encoded by the coding sequence ATGCAGAGCTTGAAAGCGCTTTATATGAATTTGCGTATCAAACACAAAATGTTTGTGTTGATATCAGTCATCATGCTGGTTGTTGCTATGCTTGCTATCATTATTCAGCAATACGCTTTTGATTTTTATGATCAGGAAATATATAAGCAATCTTCCAAAGCGCTCAGTTTGTCGTCTCTCAGTATCGAGAATGAGCTGAAAAAGATGGAGAAGCTTACCTTTATGCTTTCAACGGATTCTACGATCCAGCATTATTTGAGATCCATCAAGAGCGGTTTGTCCGATTATGATAACTACGTTGTGCAATTAACGGTAAAAGAGCGAATGGTCAATATCGGCGGGCTTGATAAATACGTGCTTTCCGCCCAGCTGTATGACGTAAATGATAATGAATATGCGGTTGGTGCAAATTCGATAACGATTTACCAGGACCGTCTGGATGCGTTCAAAAATGCAACAGCGGTGAAAAAGGGAGGAAATACGTGGATTGCCCCCTACAGCAACGATAAGTCCTTAATTGCTGCGCGAGAGGTGCGTTCGTTTGAGCAGCTGAGCTTAGACTATCTTGGCACTTTAGCGCTTCGCATCGATATGAACAAACTGTTTAGAGACCTTGCTAAAGGCATGAACAGCAACGACGCGAAGCTGGTCATTATGAAAAACAATGAAGCGGTGTATCCTGAAGCGTCCGCTTTTTCCATGGAGTCCTTATCTGCGCTGCCTGGCAATGAGGGCTACAAAGTTATACGTTATGAAGGTAAGCAATATTTTGTTACTTATATAGCGTCAACTTATACCGATTGGACTTATTATACGCTGATCCCATTTGATGACATCTTTGACCGTGTCGTGAAGGTCAAAAATACGATTATTATTATTTTTGCTATATTATTTATCGTCATTCTCCTCATTGCAGTTGGCTTCGCAAATGGTATTACAGAGCCTATTGAACGCTTGAATGCTAAAATGAAAAGAGTACAGCTTGGTAATTTTGAATATATCGAGGAGCCGAATGAGAGAGCGCTTGCAATGGATGAAGCTGGTCAAATGCATCGAAACTTCCGAATAATGATTGAACGAATCAATGAGCTCATTCATGAAAATTACGTGAAGCAGCTTACGATTCGCGATACGGAATTTAAAGCGCTGCAAGCTCAAATTAATCCACACTTTTTGTACAACACATTAGAGTCGATCAACTGGTCCGCCAAGCTAAGCAACCAAACACATATTTCTCAGATGGTTGAAGCGCTCGGCTCCTTGCTCAGAACGTCCATCAATTTGAAGGAGCCGCTCATCCCGCTTAGCAAGGAACTGGACATCATTAATCACTATGTCACGATTCAGAAATACCGTTTTGAAGAACGGCTTGATTTCCATATCGACGTCCCGGACAGGCTGCTTAACTGCAGTATTCCGAAGCTTTCGCTTCAACCGCTCGTTGAGAATGCAATCAATTATGGCCTTGAACAAATGATTGACACCTGTAAAATACAAATACATGCCTATGTGGAAAATGAGCTGTGGTTTATTTCAGTGGAGGATAATGGGCCGGGAATGGAAGAAGAGTTTGTCACAAAGCTGTTAAGCGGACAAGTGCAGACGAAAGGCTCCGGTTTAGGCTTGAAAAATATCGAAGACCGCATCAAGCTGCTGTATGGCGAAACATATGGCCTAATGGTAGAAAGCAAGCCAAACGGCGGTACCAAAGTGAAGCTGATGCTTCCTTATGAAATGAGGGATTTCCATGTATAA
- a CDS encoding SAM-dependent methyltransferase gives MSQWIGTANQTYAPYAMEELRRLIEGVAFTQLAAGEVFLMTSPLTREETLQAIHQQEPIFLRHVQPVDRTIEITGNANDLEQLSSMVRNAVLTLENKRVAVHIRRTSKSEFVYSAADTKAVIDAVLEEIDAEPVVQQPDVIIAIYAAINQLYVGFGSPSEMLSDWPGGAVRFQREEGQVSRAKFKLLEAEREFNLNYAQFQNALDVGAAPGGWTSLLLERGLRVTAIDPAELHPSLMAYPTLTYLKRNASEVKFNPDSFQLLVCDMSWSPMMMCKLVLDLEPALTKGATAIITVKLMHRKPLQTIRDVISRLSTEFKLQKAKQLFHNREEITLYLIKK, from the coding sequence GTGAGTCAATGGATCGGAACAGCTAATCAAACTTATGCACCATATGCGATGGAGGAGCTTCGGAGGCTGATTGAGGGCGTTGCCTTCACACAGCTAGCAGCAGGCGAAGTGTTTTTAATGACGAGCCCGCTAACACGGGAAGAGACGCTGCAAGCGATTCATCAGCAGGAGCCGATCTTTTTGCGCCATGTGCAGCCGGTGGATCGGACGATTGAAATTACAGGAAATGCGAATGATTTAGAACAATTGTCTAGCATGGTTCGAAATGCTGTATTAACTTTGGAAAATAAACGGGTAGCCGTTCATATTAGACGTACGTCGAAATCGGAGTTTGTGTATTCGGCTGCTGATACAAAAGCGGTGATAGATGCGGTACTCGAAGAGATTGACGCGGAACCTGTTGTACAGCAGCCAGACGTTATTATTGCGATCTATGCTGCGATTAATCAGCTATATGTCGGTTTTGGATCGCCATCGGAGATGCTCTCGGATTGGCCGGGCGGAGCCGTTCGTTTTCAACGCGAAGAAGGACAAGTCTCACGTGCCAAATTTAAGCTGCTTGAAGCAGAACGTGAATTCAACCTAAATTACGCACAGTTTCAAAATGCCCTTGATGTTGGCGCAGCGCCAGGCGGCTGGACATCACTTTTACTTGAACGCGGCCTGCGGGTTACAGCCATCGATCCTGCTGAATTGCATCCATCGCTAATGGCGTATCCTACGTTAACGTACTTAAAGCGCAATGCATCTGAAGTGAAATTTAATCCCGATTCATTCCAGCTTCTAGTCTGTGATATGAGCTGGAGTCCGATGATGATGTGTAAGCTCGTTCTCGATCTTGAGCCTGCACTAACGAAGGGTGCAACTGCCATAATTACAGTTAAGCTGATGCACCGGAAACCGCTTCAAACGATTCGAGACGTGATTTCAAGACTTTCAACAGAATTTAAGCTTCAAAAAGCTAAGCAGCTGTTCCATAACAGAGAAGAAATCACACTTTATTTGATCAAAAAATAA
- a CDS encoding cyclic-phosphate processing receiver domain-containing protein, translating to MIHVYLDDYRTCPKGFVLASNAEECKQLIDLEEIDILSLDYDLGWSQPTGYEVVRHIVETGRYPSQIYLHTSSAAGRMQMYHMLSTNAPAETKLFNGPMPEALINNIAGQ from the coding sequence ATGATTCATGTTTATTTAGACGATTATCGCACTTGTCCAAAAGGTTTTGTATTGGCAAGCAATGCAGAAGAGTGCAAGCAGCTGATTGACCTTGAGGAAATTGATATTTTATCACTTGATTACGATCTAGGCTGGTCACAGCCGACTGGCTACGAAGTCGTGCGCCACATTGTTGAAACGGGTCGTTATCCAAGCCAAATATACTTACACACCTCAAGTGCCGCTGGTCGCATGCAAATGTACCATATGCTTTCAACGAATGCGCCGGCAGAGACCAAGCTGTTTAATGGTCCTATGCCGGAGGCTCTCATTAATAATATAGCTGGGCAATAA
- a CDS encoding DNA-formamidopyrimidine glycosylase family protein gives MHELPELENYRALLAEQFAGAQITGIEITNGKVFQASEEQIERDVVGKVVWFVERRGLHLVLHLDNGKRLLLHLGQGAYLYRGSESDKPDRNVQMKLHFGEAVLYGVGLRADDLQLLTVKEVEGKLGRLGPDALDKRVTVDRFIALFAKKRVAIRTALSDQNVISGIGAAYADEICFAAAIRPDTKVPVLENEAWERLYAAMHNVLKEAISQGGAGEHPFFEGDSLTGKHRNHFQVFEREGQPCSRCGAVIEKIDVSGRKAYACPACQQDEGLIAL, from the coding sequence ATGCATGAATTGCCGGAACTGGAAAATTATCGGGCTTTATTGGCGGAGCAATTCGCTGGCGCCCAAATTACCGGTATCGAGATAACAAATGGTAAAGTTTTTCAAGCAAGTGAAGAACAAATTGAGCGTGACGTGGTTGGTAAAGTTGTATGGTTTGTTGAAAGAAGAGGTTTGCATTTAGTTTTGCACTTGGATAATGGAAAACGTCTATTGCTTCATTTGGGGCAAGGGGCTTATTTGTATAGAGGAAGCGAGTCTGACAAACCTGATCGCAACGTTCAGATGAAACTGCATTTCGGTGAAGCCGTATTGTATGGAGTCGGTTTGCGTGCAGATGATTTGCAGCTGTTGACTGTGAAGGAAGTCGAAGGGAAACTTGGACGCCTAGGACCAGATGCATTGGACAAAAGAGTGACAGTGGATCGTTTCATTGCACTATTTGCCAAAAAACGTGTAGCAATCAGAACCGCTCTTAGCGACCAAAACGTGATTTCTGGAATTGGTGCTGCATATGCGGATGAGATTTGTTTTGCCGCAGCAATTCGCCCTGACACTAAAGTTCCAGTATTAGAAAACGAAGCATGGGAACGCCTATACGCAGCGATGCATAATGTACTAAAGGAAGCGATTTCACAAGGAGGAGCGGGAGAGCATCCGTTCTTTGAAGGAGATAGCTTAACTGGAAAACATCGGAATCACTTTCAAGTCTTCGAGCGTGAGGGTCAACCATGTTCACGCTGTGGTGCTGTGATCGAGAAAATCGATGTATCTGGCCGCAAAGCGTATGCTTGTCCTGCTTGTCAACAAGATGAGGGATTAATCGCGCTTTGA
- a CDS encoding TIGR01457 family HAD-type hydrolase, whose amino-acid sequence MTTGLPAMRGLLIDLDGTLYHGTHQITGAAELITYLREIKLPYRFVTNNSSSTPDEVAERLMKMGIPAAADEVYTSAQAASEHIASIKPGASVFVVGEAGLKQAVQEAGLILTEEQPDFVLQGIDRSFTYERLTKAVRYIHSGAEFVMTNPDLLLPSSDGLIPGAGSIGAMLKAAGGKEPVLIGKPSSILMSYSLRSIGLSADETWVVGDNLATDIAFGAAAGCGTILVLTGLTTAQNIEYYMEQAGCKPTVICNHLEELRSYISDHRDC is encoded by the coding sequence ATGACAACGGGACTGCCTGCCATGCGCGGCTTATTAATTGATCTTGACGGAACGTTATATCACGGTACTCATCAAATTACTGGTGCAGCTGAACTCATCACTTATTTGAGAGAGATTAAGCTTCCATATCGCTTTGTTACAAACAACTCCTCTTCTACACCCGATGAGGTTGCTGAAAGGCTAATGAAAATGGGTATTCCAGCTGCTGCTGATGAGGTATACACATCCGCGCAAGCGGCTTCTGAGCATATCGCTTCGATTAAGCCAGGTGCATCCGTATTTGTCGTTGGTGAGGCTGGACTAAAACAGGCCGTGCAAGAAGCAGGTTTAATTCTCACAGAGGAACAACCGGATTTTGTTTTACAAGGAATTGACCGTTCGTTCACTTACGAGCGATTAACGAAGGCCGTTCGGTATATTCACAGTGGGGCTGAATTCGTTATGACAAATCCTGATTTGCTGCTGCCATCCAGTGATGGACTCATTCCGGGAGCAGGCTCTATTGGAGCTATGTTGAAGGCAGCGGGCGGCAAAGAACCTGTACTCATTGGCAAACCATCATCCATTCTTATGAGCTATTCATTAAGATCGATTGGCTTAAGCGCTGATGAAACATGGGTAGTAGGCGACAATTTGGCAACAGACATCGCTTTTGGAGCAGCTGCTGGATGCGGTACGATTCTTGTACTGACCGGGCTTACAACAGCGCAAAATATCGAGTATTATATGGAGCAGGCAGGGTGCAAACCAACTGTCATTTGCAATCATTTAGAAGAGCTTCGTTCTTATATATCTGATCATAGAGATTGTTAA